A stretch of Desulfotalea psychrophila LSv54 DNA encodes these proteins:
- the tsaA gene encoding tRNA (N6-threonylcarbamoyladenosine(37)-N6)-methyltransferase TrmO has product MTKFEIEPIGIVHSCFSEKFGIPRQPGLVHSSVAELELLPPWNRQELVAGLSEFTHIWVHFVFHKTIEAGWRESIRPPGLGGKKRVGVFASRSPHRPNHMGMSVVRLRGIRASKGKVFLQLSGIDLLDGTPVVDIKPYVAYSDSIPEASSSYAGSFFPVRVRLRGDVLSFCEKYQDESGRDLAELIREVLAQDPRPVSQRGKRDVFGVLLWQVNVRFRVVLEEGEEIFEVFSCVNL; this is encoded by the coding sequence ATGACAAAATTTGAGATAGAGCCCATTGGTATTGTTCACTCCTGTTTTAGCGAAAAATTTGGTATTCCCCGTCAGCCCGGTCTGGTCCATTCCTCGGTGGCCGAGCTGGAGCTACTTCCGCCCTGGAATCGTCAGGAACTGGTGGCTGGGCTAAGCGAATTCACCCATATCTGGGTTCACTTTGTCTTTCATAAGACCATTGAGGCTGGCTGGCGGGAGTCTATCCGGCCTCCTGGTCTGGGTGGAAAAAAGCGGGTGGGGGTCTTTGCCAGCAGAAGTCCGCATCGTCCTAATCACATGGGGATGTCCGTGGTGCGTCTGCGGGGGATACGAGCCAGCAAGGGCAAGGTCTTTCTGCAACTTTCCGGTATTGATCTCTTGGATGGCACCCCGGTGGTCGATATAAAACCCTATGTGGCCTATAGCGATAGTATTCCCGAGGCGTCCTCTTCCTATGCAGGGAGCTTTTTCCCTGTCCGGGTACGATTGAGGGGGGATGTGCTCTCTTTTTGTGAGAAATATCAGGATGAAAGTGGACGTGATTTGGCAGAGCTGATCAGGGAGGTGCTTGCTCAGGACCCAAGGCCTGTCAGTCAGCGGGGTAAAAGGGATGTGTTTGGCGTTTTGCTATGGCAGGTAAATGTACGTTTTCGGGTGGTGTTGGAGGAGGGTGAGGAGATCTTTGAAGTATTTTCCTGTGTTAACCTATAA
- the kdsA gene encoding 3-deoxy-8-phosphooctulonate synthase, with translation MTVVTPVAVAQPNGSDILVGSGQPLLLIGGPCSLESEQLGREVAETVSKICKKLGISYVFKASFDKANRTSISSYRGPGLKKGLASLARIREDLQVPVISDIHDISQVGPAAEVLDIIQIPAFLCRQTDLLVAAAKSGKPVNVKKGQFVSPWDMENAIGKLRDAGSDKVMLVERGACFGYNNLVVDMRSLPVMRSFNCPVIYDATHSVQLPGGAGGSSSGQREFIEPLSKAAIAAGIDGLFMEIHPDPDKALCDGPNSIALDQVEELLTKLVKVRAAVEE, from the coding sequence ATGACTGTCGTAACCCCTGTTGCTGTCGCCCAGCCGAATGGTTCTGATATCCTCGTTGGAAGTGGCCAACCTCTTCTTTTGATAGGTGGTCCCTGCTCTCTAGAATCAGAACAACTTGGTCGTGAGGTTGCTGAAACCGTAAGCAAAATATGCAAGAAACTTGGTATCTCCTATGTTTTTAAGGCATCCTTTGACAAGGCTAATCGCACCTCTATCAGCTCCTATCGTGGCCCTGGTCTGAAGAAAGGTCTGGCAAGTCTGGCACGAATTCGTGAAGACCTCCAGGTCCCTGTAATTTCAGATATCCACGATATCAGCCAGGTTGGGCCTGCTGCAGAGGTTCTCGACATTATTCAAATACCTGCCTTTCTTTGCAGACAAACTGATCTTCTGGTGGCCGCCGCTAAATCAGGCAAACCGGTCAATGTGAAAAAGGGTCAGTTTGTCTCTCCATGGGACATGGAAAATGCCATAGGTAAACTCCGTGATGCCGGCAGTGACAAGGTCATGCTGGTTGAACGTGGTGCCTGTTTTGGCTACAATAATCTGGTAGTGGACATGCGCTCACTTCCCGTTATGCGATCTTTCAACTGTCCCGTGATCTACGATGCAACCCACTCTGTCCAACTCCCCGGTGGGGCGGGAGGATCATCCTCCGGACAACGTGAGTTCATAGAACCTCTCTCTAAGGCAGCCATTGCCGCCGGTATAGATGGTCTCTTTATGGAGATTCATCCCGATCCGGATAAGGCACTCTGTGACGGACCAAATTCCATAGCCCTTGATCAGGTAGAAGAGTTGCTGACAAAGCTTGTCAAGGTACGAGCTGCGGTGGAAGAATAA
- a CDS encoding SLC13 family permease, producing MSLTTVWARLWDMHDETKLLFLPSTKLISKKFKKEHIFLSEESLGKDAVLSEGMQDAPAEHIKRLKSGPGGVEEGEPREYTTRQRVGLFLGPALFLLMLFIPAPAGMEPVAQKMAAVALLIATWWMTEAIPIPATSLLPIALFPIMGIMHTKQAAAPYASHLIYLFMGGFIIALAMQRWNLHRRIAMNIVKVVGFSPSRLIFGFMVATAVLSAFVSNTATTVMMLPIGLAIIAHVIEEGRKEGLERFQDFDKNHFNFGLNLMLGIAYAASIGGMATLIGTPPNTVLAAYLQKTYGYEITFVTWMKIGVPLVCIMLPLCWFWLTRIANPMKLTKVPGGRVLIDQELEEMGSMSTGERWTALVFFLTAMGWMFRKQLDFLFPDPSLVTDATIAMTGGLILFLIPINFKKNIFVMNWEWASKMPWGVLILFGGGLSMAGGFKASRLANWIGGQVSLLDQAPVFVLLLACLCLIIFLTELTSNTATAALVMPILSAVAVGLGQNPLLLLVPAAITASCAFMLPVATPPNAIVFGSGYVTIPQMVKSGFGLDVVGLSLALTVTYLIAIPLFGIELGVLPEWVLAVAPK from the coding sequence ATGTCGTTGACAACCGTGTGGGCTCGTTTGTGGGATATGCATGACGAAACCAAGCTTTTGTTCTTGCCAAGTACAAAGCTGATTTCTAAAAAATTTAAAAAGGAGCATATCTTTTTAAGCGAAGAGAGTCTTGGCAAGGATGCCGTTCTCTCCGAGGGTATGCAGGATGCGCCTGCTGAGCATATTAAACGCTTGAAATCCGGCCCTGGCGGTGTCGAGGAGGGTGAGCCTCGTGAGTATACTACGCGCCAGAGGGTTGGCCTGTTTCTTGGCCCTGCCCTGTTTTTGCTTATGCTCTTTATCCCAGCTCCTGCGGGGATGGAACCTGTTGCTCAAAAAATGGCGGCTGTTGCCTTGCTTATTGCCACTTGGTGGATGACTGAGGCTATTCCTATTCCGGCCACAAGTTTACTGCCCATCGCCCTCTTTCCTATTATGGGAATTATGCATACCAAGCAGGCAGCAGCACCCTATGCCTCACATCTTATCTATCTCTTTATGGGTGGTTTTATAATAGCCCTTGCCATGCAGCGCTGGAACCTCCACCGTCGTATAGCAATGAATATTGTTAAGGTGGTTGGCTTTTCCCCCAGCAGGTTGATCTTTGGCTTTATGGTTGCTACAGCTGTTTTGTCAGCATTTGTCTCAAATACAGCCACCACCGTTATGATGCTTCCCATTGGCCTGGCAATCATTGCCCATGTTATTGAAGAGGGTAGGAAAGAGGGGCTTGAGAGGTTTCAAGATTTTGATAAGAATCATTTTAATTTTGGCCTGAATTTGATGCTGGGTATTGCCTATGCAGCTTCAATTGGTGGTATGGCGACTCTTATTGGAACTCCTCCTAATACCGTGCTTGCCGCTTATCTCCAGAAAACATACGGTTATGAGATTACCTTTGTTACATGGATGAAGATAGGCGTGCCTCTGGTATGTATCATGTTGCCACTCTGTTGGTTTTGGCTTACCAGGATTGCAAATCCCATGAAGCTCACAAAAGTTCCTGGTGGTCGTGTTCTCATTGATCAGGAGCTTGAAGAGATGGGTTCCATGAGCACAGGTGAGCGCTGGACAGCTCTTGTCTTTTTTCTGACCGCCATGGGTTGGATGTTTCGCAAGCAACTTGATTTCCTCTTTCCAGATCCAAGCTTGGTAACCGATGCCACCATCGCCATGACGGGTGGTTTGATTCTCTTTTTAATTCCCATTAATTTTAAGAAGAATATTTTTGTTATGAACTGGGAGTGGGCCTCCAAGATGCCATGGGGTGTTTTGATTCTCTTCGGTGGCGGTCTTTCCATGGCCGGTGGTTTTAAGGCGAGTCGCCTTGCCAATTGGATTGGGGGGCAGGTTAGTTTGCTTGACCAAGCTCCTGTCTTTGTTTTGCTTCTCGCCTGTTTGTGCCTGATTATCTTTTTGACAGAGTTGACCTCTAATACGGCAACTGCGGCTTTGGTTATGCCGATTCTTTCAGCCGTTGCGGTGGGGCTTGGTCAGAATCCCCTCTTGCTTCTTGTCCCAGCTGCAATCACCGCGTCATGCGCATTCATGCTTCCCGTTGCCACACCTCCCAATGCCATTGTCTTTGGCTCTGGTTATGTGACGATTCCGCAGATGGTAAAATCTGGTTTTGGCCTCGACGTTGTAGGCCTGTCGCTTGCTCTTACTGTGACCTATCTTATTGCCATTCCTCTGTTTGGTATAGAGCTCGGTGTCTTGCCTGAATGGGTACTTGCCGTAGCACCAAAATAA
- the cbiM gene encoding cobalt transporter CbiM produces MHISEGVLSPPVLALGGVITVAGTAMGLKHLDGEKIMTTALLTSTFFVASLIHVPVGPANVHLILSGLMGITLGWACFPAILTALFLQVLFFQYGGFTVLGVNTANMAVPAIICYLLFRPLLTSGKKGQKVAAFASGFIAVLLGTLFMAGSLFASDQQFFNTAKLVCIAHIPLMFIEGIITMFAVTFLAKVQPEFLQLKTK; encoded by the coding sequence ATGCATATATCTGAAGGCGTCCTCAGCCCACCGGTTTTAGCCCTGGGTGGAGTAATTACCGTTGCCGGCACGGCCATGGGTCTAAAACATCTCGACGGTGAAAAGATCATGACCACCGCCCTCCTTACTTCAACATTTTTTGTTGCCAGCCTGATCCACGTTCCCGTCGGCCCCGCCAATGTCCACCTCATTCTCTCCGGCCTGATGGGAATTACCCTGGGCTGGGCCTGCTTTCCCGCTATCCTCACCGCCCTTTTTCTCCAGGTCCTCTTTTTTCAATATGGAGGATTTACCGTACTCGGGGTCAACACCGCCAATATGGCAGTACCGGCAATTATCTGCTACCTCCTCTTTCGCCCCCTCCTGACATCGGGGAAAAAGGGGCAGAAAGTAGCAGCCTTTGCCAGTGGTTTTATTGCCGTACTCCTAGGCACCCTCTTTATGGCGGGCTCTCTCTTTGCCAGCGATCAGCAATTTTTCAATACAGCAAAGCTGGTCTGCATAGCCCACATTCCTCTAATGTTCATCGAGGGAATCATCACCATGTTTGCCGTCACCTTTCTTGCCAAGGTGCAACCTGAATTTCTCCAACTCAAGACCAAATGA
- a CDS encoding anion permease: MPLACLCLIIFLTELTSNTATAALVMPILSAVAVGLDQNPLSPVIPATITKSCALPVATPPNAIVFGSAYVTIPRMVKSGFGLDIVGLSLALAVTYLIAIPLFGLEIGVLPEWVLAAAPK, encoded by the coding sequence ATGCCTCTCGCCTGTTTGTGCCTGATTATTTTTTTGACAGAGTTGACCTCCAACACGGCAACTGCGGCTTTAGTTATGCCGATTCTTTCAGCCGTTGCGGTAGGACTTGACCAGAATCCCCTCTCACCTGTTATTCCAGCTACAATCACCAAATCCTGCGCATTGCCCGTTGCCACACCTCCCAATGCCATTGTCTTTGGCTCTGCTTATGTGACGATTCCCCGGATGGTAAAATCTGGTTTTGGCCTCGACATTGTAGGACTGTCGCTTGCTCTTGCTGTGACCTATCTTATTGCCATCCCTCTGTTTGGTCTAGAGATCGGTGTCTTACCTGAATGGGTACTTGCCGCAGCACCAAAATAA
- a CDS encoding FAD-dependent oxidoreductase, which produces MEYCTEFLERIKRTPSSISYRFKMPEGFSFVAGQYMLVDLGDELARPLSLSSCPQEGGFIEFTKRMIGSPYCMRLESLQRGEAIRVAGPFGEFCCPDSGEPLVLIAGGIGITPIRSILTSLKEERGETTLIYGNQNREDIAFRDELEHLSLAHYHLVHVLSDATGMENAYQGFINADILAREVPKGSIGQYMVSGPPLMVEAIKKGLAGIGVAEERIRTDIFLGY; this is translated from the coding sequence ATGGAATACTGTACTGAATTTCTTGAGCGGATAAAGAGGACACCTAGTTCCATCAGTTATCGTTTCAAGATGCCCGAGGGCTTTAGTTTTGTCGCTGGTCAATATATGCTGGTAGATTTAGGTGATGAACTTGCCCGTCCCCTGTCGCTGAGTAGCTGCCCTCAGGAGGGTGGTTTCATTGAATTTACCAAACGAATGATTGGTAGTCCATACTGCATGCGCCTGGAATCCCTGCAACGTGGAGAGGCAATCAGGGTAGCGGGGCCCTTTGGCGAATTTTGTTGCCCGGACTCAGGCGAGCCTCTTGTCCTGATCGCCGGTGGTATTGGCATCACCCCGATTAGGAGTATTCTCACCAGCCTTAAGGAAGAAAGAGGAGAGACCACTCTTATCTACGGAAATCAGAACAGAGAGGATATTGCCTTTAGAGATGAACTGGAGCACCTGAGCCTCGCCCATTACCATCTGGTTCATGTCCTCTCCGATGCTACTGGCATGGAAAACGCCTATCAGGGATTTATAAACGCCGACATTCTTGCCAGGGAGGTGCCGAAGGGTAGCATTGGTCAATATATGGTCTCGGGTCCACCGCTCATGGTTGAGGCCATAAAAAAAGGACTGGCCGGGATTGGGGTTGCCGAGGAGCGGATTCGTACCGATATATTTCTTGGCTATTAG
- a CDS encoding CTP synthase has translation MKNTTNTKRTKFIFVTGGVLSSLGKGLAAASIGALLESRGLSITFQKLDPYINVDPGTMNPFQHGEVYVTDDGAETDLDMGHYERFTNAVMGQKNNFTSGRIYHTVINKERRGEYLGGTVQVIPHITDEIKKSVRQLDGSVDIAIIEIGGTVGDIEGLPFIEAIRQLRGDLGRDYTLFIHLTLVPYIKTAGEVKTKPTQHSVRELRADGIQPDILVCRTEVPLEENIKAKIALFCDVQQDAVINCVDVDSIYKLPIALHAEGLDSKILELLNIWTANPNIKPWQDLVENIQNPKNEVTIAITGKYVDLTEAYKSLHEALIHGGLANHTKVKLRYVSAEDLESGDPDSYLKGCDGILVPGGFGRRGVEGKIKAITYARENRIPFFGICLGMQLAVVEFARNMAGMSEAHSTELEPNSPDPVIYLTKEWFDYRTNKIQRRDENSDLGGTLRLGAYPCVLQQESHAGDAYGTQEVFERHRHRFEFNNDYRQQLIEKGLVISGTSPDGDLVEIVEIEDHPWFVGCQFHPEFKSKPMQAHPLFRDFISAAVANKKG, from the coding sequence ATGAAAAATACAACTAATACAAAACGGACTAAATTTATTTTTGTTACCGGTGGAGTTCTTTCTTCCCTCGGTAAAGGACTCGCAGCAGCCTCTATTGGTGCTCTTCTTGAAAGCCGTGGATTAAGCATAACTTTCCAGAAGCTTGACCCCTACATTAACGTAGATCCTGGTACCATGAATCCCTTTCAGCACGGCGAAGTATATGTCACCGATGATGGCGCTGAAACTGATCTTGATATGGGACACTACGAGCGTTTCACTAACGCTGTCATGGGCCAAAAGAACAACTTCACATCCGGTCGCATCTACCACACCGTTATTAACAAAGAACGACGTGGTGAATATCTCGGTGGCACCGTGCAGGTTATTCCGCACATCACCGACGAGATCAAAAAATCGGTTCGCCAACTCGATGGTAGCGTTGATATCGCCATTATTGAAATTGGTGGCACCGTTGGTGATATCGAAGGCCTTCCCTTTATTGAGGCCATTCGTCAGCTCCGTGGAGATCTTGGCCGTGATTACACCCTTTTTATTCACCTCACTCTGGTGCCGTACATCAAGACTGCAGGCGAGGTAAAAACCAAGCCTACCCAGCACTCTGTTCGTGAACTCCGTGCCGATGGCATCCAACCGGATATCCTTGTCTGTCGTACCGAGGTGCCTCTTGAAGAGAACATCAAGGCCAAAATCGCCCTTTTCTGTGATGTGCAGCAGGATGCAGTTATTAACTGTGTAGACGTAGACAGCATCTACAAACTGCCAATTGCCCTTCATGCAGAAGGCCTTGATTCCAAGATTCTCGAGCTTCTTAATATCTGGACAGCCAACCCTAATATTAAGCCATGGCAGGATTTGGTTGAAAACATCCAGAATCCGAAGAACGAAGTAACCATCGCTATTACCGGAAAATATGTTGATCTCACCGAGGCCTACAAGAGTCTTCATGAGGCTCTCATTCACGGTGGCCTTGCCAATCACACCAAGGTAAAACTTCGCTATGTCAGCGCCGAAGATCTTGAAAGCGGCGATCCCGACAGTTACCTGAAGGGATGCGATGGCATCCTGGTTCCTGGTGGTTTTGGCAGACGCGGCGTTGAAGGTAAAATTAAGGCTATCACCTATGCCCGAGAAAACAGAATCCCATTCTTTGGTATCTGTCTCGGCATGCAGCTTGCTGTGGTAGAATTTGCCAGAAATATGGCAGGAATGAGCGAAGCTCACTCCACTGAACTTGAGCCTAACTCCCCTGACCCTGTTATCTACCTCACCAAAGAGTGGTTTGATTACCGAACCAACAAGATACAGCGACGGGACGAAAACTCTGATCTCGGCGGAACCCTCCGTCTTGGTGCCTACCCCTGTGTACTTCAGCAGGAAAGCCACGCAGGAGATGCCTATGGTACTCAGGAAGTATTCGAGCGCCATCGTCACCGTTTTGAGTTCAACAACGATTATCGTCAACAGCTCATTGAAAAAGGTCTTGTCATCTCCGGTACTTCTCCAGATGGCGACCTCGTTGAAATTGTTGAGATCGAGGATCATCCTTGGTTTGTAGGTTGTCAATTTCACCCAGAATTCAAATCCAAGCCAATGCAAGCGCATCCTCTCTTTAGAGATTTCATCAGCGCTGCAGTCGCTAACAAGAAAGGCTAA
- a CDS encoding KdsC family phosphatase, translated as MTGSEKYPSDCQILEEMRTQAREQISTSPARQCALARAKDIKLLLLDVDGVLTNGSLLYTGEEIESKSFHTLDGFGLQLLREAEVATGIITARRSAVVARRAKELKMTYIYQGAMNKNIAFKEILAESGLKPFEVAYMGDDWLDLVILQQVGLATTPANGAPEVQERVHFSTKRSGGFGAVREVCDLIIEGKGLKETLLQKYLNK; from the coding sequence ATGACAGGATCAGAAAAATACCCCAGTGATTGTCAGATTCTGGAAGAGATGCGCACTCAGGCCCGGGAACAGATCTCTACCTCCCCGGCAAGACAGTGTGCCTTAGCACGGGCAAAGGATATCAAACTCCTTCTCCTTGACGTCGATGGGGTACTGACCAATGGTAGCCTCCTCTACACGGGTGAAGAGATCGAAAGCAAGTCGTTTCACACCCTTGACGGTTTTGGCCTGCAACTTCTCCGAGAGGCTGAGGTGGCAACGGGAATTATCACCGCCAGGCGATCAGCAGTGGTGGCCCGACGAGCCAAAGAGCTGAAGATGACCTATATCTACCAGGGGGCGATGAACAAAAATATCGCCTTTAAGGAGATCCTGGCAGAATCTGGGCTCAAACCCTTTGAGGTGGCATATATGGGTGATGACTGGCTGGACCTGGTGATTCTCCAGCAAGTAGGCTTAGCAACGACACCGGCAAACGGTGCTCCTGAGGTGCAGGAAAGGGTACATTTTAGCACAAAACGCAGTGGTGGTTTTGGTGCAGTACGCGAAGTCTGCGACCTTATCATCGAAGGCAAGGGCTTGAAAGAGACCTTACTCCAGAAGTATCTGAACAAATGA
- a CDS encoding dihydroorotate dehydrogenase-like protein, with amino-acid sequence MIDLSTSYLGLDLKCPLVVGSCGLTNSVKKIREIAEAGAGAVVLKSLFEEQIVAELGHNLESYEAGYPDAVDYIREYTRDATVEKYLDLVSAAKKAVDIPVIASLNCVSANEWTSFATQIEKAGADAIELNISLLPSDPRMSGAEAEKKYTEIIDKVASTVSVPLSLKMSQFSSGLAHLLTHLGWKQNINGFVLFNRYYRPDIDIDKMTITSADIFSNPSEMHESLRWVALLSDRIEKDFVASTGIYDGAALIKQLLAGATAAQIVSALYKNGIPYIGVLLEELKQWMEEKSFSRVDDFRGKLSYSNIENPAVFERTQFMKYYGGVS; translated from the coding sequence ATGATTGACCTGTCAACGAGTTATTTGGGGCTTGATTTAAAGTGTCCCTTAGTTGTAGGAAGTTGTGGTTTAACAAATTCTGTAAAAAAGATTAGGGAGATCGCCGAGGCTGGTGCCGGTGCCGTTGTTTTGAAATCTCTCTTTGAAGAGCAGATTGTGGCAGAACTGGGTCATAATCTGGAATCCTATGAGGCGGGGTACCCGGATGCGGTGGATTATATTCGGGAGTATACTCGTGATGCCACCGTTGAAAAATATCTTGATCTTGTCTCCGCGGCAAAAAAAGCGGTGGATATTCCCGTAATAGCTTCCCTGAACTGTGTTTCTGCAAACGAGTGGACCTCCTTTGCTACCCAAATCGAAAAGGCAGGGGCCGATGCCATTGAGTTGAACATATCCCTGCTCCCCTCCGACCCGCGAATGAGCGGGGCTGAGGCTGAGAAAAAATATACAGAAATTATTGATAAGGTGGCCTCCACCGTTTCTGTCCCCCTCTCTCTCAAAATGAGCCAGTTTTCTTCTGGTCTTGCCCACCTTTTGACTCACCTTGGATGGAAACAAAACATTAATGGTTTTGTTCTTTTCAATCGGTACTATCGTCCAGATATTGATATTGATAAAATGACCATTACTTCGGCTGATATTTTTAGCAATCCAAGTGAAATGCATGAGTCTTTGCGCTGGGTTGCTCTTCTTTCTGACCGAATTGAAAAAGATTTCGTTGCCTCCACGGGGATCTATGATGGAGCGGCCCTTATCAAGCAACTGCTTGCCGGGGCAACAGCGGCTCAGATTGTCTCTGCCCTCTACAAAAATGGAATCCCTTATATTGGTGTATTACTCGAAGAACTGAAGCAGTGGATGGAAGAGAAATCTTTTTCCCGTGTAGATGATTTTCGAGGTAAGCTTAGCTATAGCAACATTGAAAATCCGGCTGTTTTTGAGCGTACCCAGTTTATGAAATATTATGGCGGAGTTTCTTAA
- the rsxC gene encoding electron transport complex subunit RsxC gives MHPPEAKEQTAGLAIEVMPVPDELELVLGQHIGAPCTPTVARRDQVQEGGLIGEVKKGLGVPLHSPVAGTIKALGNSGHPMRVSTPSVTITVDHDVPAKEYIPQDWQQLEVSELLSMVHDAGIVGIGGAGFPSHVKLSPPSSTPIDTLVLNGAECEPYITADHRQMLEHARDVVEGARIICKILGVSRCSVGIESNKPDAIQVMEQEVQAVADSQLTIEVCALQVKYPQGSEKQLIQAITGRKVPAMSLPSAVGVVVHNVSTARAIYQAVALQKPLYEKVITVAGKCIERPANLQVKLGTKISDIVNYLGGLKPGLTRIIMGGPMMGFAVSDLDIPITKTTSALLFLAEDEVDTNEPGPCIRCGWCLDACPMGLEPKEIGVFVEAGRAEDTAQFGVFDCFECGSCAFVCPMKRPLVQFVRLAKMKIKR, from the coding sequence GTGCATCCCCCGGAAGCCAAAGAGCAGACTGCGGGGCTTGCAATTGAGGTTATGCCTGTACCGGATGAGCTTGAGCTTGTGCTTGGACAGCATATTGGCGCACCCTGTACTCCGACTGTGGCTAGACGGGATCAGGTGCAAGAGGGTGGTCTTATCGGTGAGGTGAAAAAGGGGTTAGGTGTTCCTCTTCACTCTCCTGTTGCTGGTACGATTAAGGCCTTGGGCAATTCTGGACATCCGATGCGGGTTTCGACTCCCTCTGTCACCATTACGGTGGATCACGATGTCCCGGCAAAAGAATATATTCCTCAGGATTGGCAGCAGCTTGAGGTAAGCGAACTGCTCTCCATGGTACACGATGCAGGAATTGTCGGTATTGGCGGGGCGGGTTTTCCCTCCCATGTTAAGCTCAGTCCTCCCTCTTCAACTCCCATTGATACTTTGGTGCTTAACGGGGCAGAGTGTGAGCCCTATATTACTGCAGATCATCGTCAGATGCTTGAGCATGCTCGAGATGTTGTTGAAGGCGCGCGTATTATCTGTAAGATTCTGGGCGTTTCCAGATGCAGTGTCGGTATTGAAAGCAATAAGCCCGATGCCATTCAGGTGATGGAGCAGGAGGTGCAGGCTGTTGCAGATAGCCAACTTACCATTGAGGTATGTGCCCTTCAGGTGAAGTATCCACAGGGGTCAGAGAAGCAACTCATTCAGGCGATTACTGGACGTAAGGTGCCGGCCATGTCCCTGCCGTCTGCGGTGGGTGTGGTTGTGCATAATGTCTCTACCGCCCGAGCTATCTATCAGGCGGTGGCCCTGCAAAAGCCTCTTTACGAGAAGGTTATTACCGTTGCCGGTAAGTGTATTGAACGCCCGGCAAATCTTCAGGTAAAACTTGGAACAAAAATTTCTGATATTGTCAATTATCTTGGAGGATTAAAACCAGGTCTAACCCGAATTATTATGGGTGGACCGATGATGGGTTTTGCCGTATCTGATCTTGATATTCCTATTACTAAAACGACCTCAGCCCTTCTCTTTTTAGCAGAGGACGAGGTGGACACTAATGAGCCAGGACCCTGTATCCGTTGTGGTTGGTGTCTTGACGCCTGTCCCATGGGACTTGAACCAAAGGAAATTGGTGTCTTTGTCGAAGCGGGTAGGGCAGAGGATACTGCTCAATTTGGCGTTTTTGACTGTTTTGAATGTGGTAGTTGTGCCTTTGTCTGTCCTATGAAACGACCGCTTGTTCAGTTTGTTCGTTTGGCCAAGATGAAGATTAAGAGATAG
- the lptC gene encoding LPS export ABC transporter periplasmic protein LptC — translation MIRRNKVWVIPLIFILTFPLWKIPVGNFLSPRGDFNPKGKKDIVQGQSFIMQKVVISQFEGDKKNTVIRAQKASTGTTSKIFTLTDIDADLYDETNNITKVRSKTALYNQGTEILTLLGDVVVTKLDKDQQLFSQKLIHNGKKKSIFCPDKTLIVSGANTIRGGSFFYNLISKDYAFGGRVYCTLKSDITL, via the coding sequence ATGATCCGCCGTAACAAGGTCTGGGTTATTCCCCTAATATTCATCCTCACCTTTCCCCTATGGAAGATTCCTGTAGGAAACTTTCTCAGTCCACGGGGTGATTTCAATCCCAAGGGCAAAAAAGATATCGTACAGGGGCAGAGCTTCATCATGCAGAAGGTGGTTATATCACAGTTTGAAGGTGATAAAAAAAATACCGTTATCCGCGCCCAAAAAGCCAGTACCGGTACCACATCCAAAATTTTTACTCTCACCGATATCGACGCTGATCTCTATGACGAGACCAACAATATCACCAAGGTGAGATCTAAAACCGCTCTCTACAATCAAGGCACAGAGATACTCACCCTCCTGGGAGATGTGGTAGTGACCAAGCTTGATAAGGACCAACAGCTCTTTAGCCAAAAGCTTATCCATAACGGCAAGAAAAAGAGCATCTTCTGTCCTGACAAGACACTTATTGTCAGCGGAGCAAACACCATAAGAGGAGGAAGCTTTTTCTATAACCTCATAAGCAAAGACTACGCCTTTGGTGGACGAGTATACTGCACCCTGAAGAGCGACATTACATTATAG